In Saccharomycodes ludwigii strain NBRC 1722 chromosome III, whole genome shotgun sequence, one DNA window encodes the following:
- a CDS encoding uncharacterized protein (similar to Saccharomyces cerevisiae YGR127W | putative protein of unknown function), with the protein MCILLGLTDHPDYSLILISNRDEVYQRKAERTAVRNLKNTYNNSPARVLCPVDELSGGTWLGINLDTKVFSIVLNIQELENNPNDNKQHNKGLLSRGILPLICLLNDNNNNKNNGNGNSDKLSSKADWLNTYPDIIKTRPFNLVYGDLSRNKCDLNILSLKSDATHTDTNLTEELKHYKINSTNDTTFVITNNKYSENIKDWPKIKLGQDALDELRNTKTDNIIEKCYEIATRTTLPDHRNILTSKECKALVRNSIFIPPLKVKNEDDPTIIDYGTRTTIVITVSRKTGDITYVERDNVEKNNADLIFTESTYQ; encoded by the coding sequence ATGTGCATACTATTAGGTTTAACGGATCATCCAGATTATTCATTAATTCTAATTTCAAATCGAGATGAAGTTTACCAGAGAAAGGCAGAAAGAACAGCTGTaagaaatttgaaaaataccTATAATAATAGCCCCGCTAGGGTTTTGTGTCCCGTTGATGAACTGAGTGGTGGTACATGGTTAGGTATAAATCTGGATACCAaagttttttcaattgttttaaatatacaAGAGTTAGAAAATAATCCAAACGATAATAAACAGCACAATAAAGGCTTGTTATCAAGAGGTATTTTACCATTGATATGTTTgttaaatgataataacaacaataagaATAATGGGAATGGTAATAGTGATAAACTAAGTTCCAAGGCCGATTGGCTTAATACATACCCTGATATCATCAAAACCAGACCATTTAATTTAGTCTATGGCGATCTATCCCGCAATAAATGCGacttaaatattttatcccTTAAAAGTGATGCAACCCATACAGATACTAATTTAACAGAGGAACTAAAACATTATAAGATAAATAGCACTAACGATACCACATTTGTTATaacaaacaacaaatattCGGAGAATATAAAAGACTGGCccaaaattaaattggGACAAGACGCACTTGATGAATTGCGTAATACTAAAACTGACAATATTATAGAAAAATGTTATGAAATTGCTACACGAACGACGTTACCTGATCACAGAAATATCCTTACTTCCAAAGAATGCAAGGCCCTTGTCCGCAATTCTATTTTCATACCACCACTTAAAGtgaaaaatgaagatgatcCAACTATAATCGATTACGGTACTAGGACCACAATAGTGATTACGGTTTCTAGAAAAACGGGGGATATAACATATGTTGAAAGGGATAatgtagaaaaaaataatgcaGACTTAATATTCACAGAGTCAACCTATCAATGA
- the VSB1 gene encoding Vsb1p (similar to Saccharomyces cerevisiae YGR125W | putative protein of unknown function), giving the protein MSSTSGYNNRNSHGSNSHRNTIFINNNGNNNNNNNNNNNNNNNNNNNPEISSFLGRSYVGSFSQPSYLNTANNSDPSSLGYTKNNGSNNGLDFPMIYNKNSPKNINSNFSLPITNNLENKKIHASNMLHKQTVALSNAFEEEEEQKNKGYEIDDSNNIEQIEAEDEAEAILENDYPSYQTDYDNALDEEYGLVPSISQEGSIYDSSSFLSPQSSSNLSMLSSANNYGSMDSHNDTVVATTTTTTNNKAYLRNPGVFFQDIVRYTPAVILGLLLNILDALSYGMIIFPITEPVFSHLGPAGLSIFYVSCIISQLTYSSGLSVFRSGIGSEMIEITPFFHTMAINIMSSFATGNEMEHQNEIISTTIVCYAISSIFTGMTFYTLGKLRLGKIVGFFPRHILIGCIGGVGYFLIITGIEVSTRIAKFKYSWDFLVHFLILDFSNLSKLLLPIILTVLLIFIQHRFNNSSLVLPLFYIITLFLFHFIVVLVPSLSLSNLRDEGWIFPLAGKRENWFDFYKLYNFKLVHWDLIFSNIPTMLALTFFGILHVPINVPALAMSLNIDKYDVDKELIAHGYSNFISGILGSIENYLVYTNSVLFIRAGAGDSGFAGFYLAIATFIVMCIGPVIISLIPICIVGSLIFLLGYELLKESLFDTWGKLKNFEYLTILIIVLTMGVFDFVLGIIVGILIACFSFLIDSTKLKTVNGEYDGKIAHSTVNRDYLQTELLNEIGEQIYVLKLQNLLFFGTIISIEEKIDNMLKTQRKIKYLILDFKNINADNIDYSAAEGFNRIRRFVDTKNIRLIVSSIQETDHIYNVFNKVGLLQGIELFHDLNSALEWCENQFLMQYKVLLEKRKKHRMKQQQQKNLLLFQQQQQQQTKNQTRKLSVPSQSTMMISSTPRNSQFVNVAKVLFNNEQQENTKLNNRFKSKPFLPLFLVSLKKFISINPETEEEHQKWEKVTNYFTREKLPPNYEMPNHDNILFVVESGLMKISYYIMGNGNMNDPKSNDRCNIYETIASKTCYGKIINGYNNTEEMKDYLECVRCETECVIWIVDKERLNKLKKEDIELFTELVLVISALNQYRYKKLLRYSLISS; this is encoded by the coding sequence ATGAGTAGCACTAGCGGATATAACAATCGCAATAGCCATGGGTCTAATTCTCACAGGAatactatatttataaataacaatggtaacaacaacaacaacaacaacaacaacaacaacaacaacaacaacaacaacaacaatccAGAAATATCTTCATTTTTAGGTAGGTCATATGTCGGTAGTTTTTCCCAACCCTCATATTTAAATACAGCTAATAACAGTGATCCTAGCAGTCTCGGTTACACTAAAAACAACGGCAGTAATAATGGTTTAGATTTTCCTATGatttataacaaaaatagcCCCAAGAATATTAATAGCAATTTTAGCTTGCCTATAACCAATAATCTagagaataaaaaaatccaCGCCTCTAACATGCTACACAAACAGACCGTGGCGTTATCCAATGCAtttgaagaagaggaagaacaaaaaaataaaggttATGAAATTGACGattctaataatatcgAACAAATAGAAGCGGAAGATGAAGCGGAAGCTATACTAGAAAATGATTATCCTTCCTATCAAACAGACTATGATAACGCACTTGATGAAGAATACGGCTTAGTCCCTTCCATTTCCCAAGAGGGTAGTATATATGATTCTTCATCGTTTTTATCACCACAGTCCTCATCCAACTTATCTATGTTGTCTTCTGCTAACAATTATGGTTCGATGGATTCCCATAATGATACCGTTGTtgccaccaccaccaccaccaccaacaACAAAGCATACTTAAGAAATCCTGGAGTCTTCTTCCAAGATATTGTTCGTTATACGCCAGCTGTCATTCTGGGATTActattgaatattttggaTGCATTATCTTATGGTATGATCATTTTCCCTATCACAGAACCTGTTTTCAGTCATTTGGGTCCAGCTGGATTGTCTATATTTTATGTTTCTTGTATTATTTCTCAATTGACGTATTCGTCAGGATTAAGTGTTTTCAGATCTGGTATTGGTAGTGAAATGATTGAAATCACCCCATTTTTCCATACCATGGCTATCAATATCATGTCCAGTTTTGCTACAGGTAACGAAATGGAGCACCAAAACGAAATTATTTCTACCACAATTGTATGTTATGCAATTAGTTCCATTTTCACTGGTATGACTTTTTATACCTTGGGTAAGTTAAGATTAGGTAAGATTGTCGGATTTTTCCCACGCCACATTTTGATCGGGTGCATTGGTGGTGTTGGGTATTTTCTTATCATAACTGGAATAGAAGTAAGCACCAGGATTgccaaatttaaatattcttgGGATTTCTTGGTccattttttgattttggaTTTCAGCAATTTgtcaaaattattattgcccATTATTCTAACcgttttattaatttttatccaACATCGGTTTAATAATTCAAGCTTGGTGTTGCCACTGTTCTATATTATTacattgtttttgtttcatttCATTGTTGTTTTGGTTCCCAGCTTATCGCTCTCAAATCTAAGAGACGAGGGCTGGATTTTCCCACTTGCAgggaaaagggaaaattGGTTTGATTTTTACAAACTATACAATTTCAAATTGGTTCACTGGGATTTGATATTCTCAAATATTCCCACCATGTTAgcattaactttttttggaatattACACGTCCCGATCAACGTGCCAGCGTTGGCAATGTCTCTGaatattgataaatatGATGTTGACAAGGAATTGATTGCACATGGCTATTCCAACTTCATCAGTGGTATTTTAGGCTctattgaaaattatttgGTTTATACTAATAgtgttttgtttattagaGCAGGGGCTGGGGATTCAGGGTTTGCCGGGTTTTACCTAGCCATCGCTACATTTATCGTTATGTGCATTGGTCCAGTAATCATTTCTTTGATCCCCATTTGCATCGTAGGCTCGTTAATCTTTTTGTTAGGGTACGAACTATTAAAGGAATCATTATTTGACACATGGgggaaattaaaaaatttcgAATACCTGACCATATTAATCATTGTACTTACTATGGGTGTCTTTGATTTTGTTCTGGgaattattgttggtatATTAATAGCTTGTTTTTCGTTTCTAATTGATTCCACCAAGTTGAAAACAGTCAATGGCGAATATGACGGCAAAATTGCTCATTCAACAGTTAATAGAGATTATTTGCAAACAGAATTGTTAAATGAAATTGGTGAACAAATCTATGTTTTgaaattacaaaatttgttgtttttcgGAACCATTATCTCGATTGAAGAGAAAATTGATAACATGCTAAAGactcaaagaaaaattaaatatttgattttagaTTTTAAGAATATCAACGCAGACAATATAGATTATAGTGCTGCTGAAGGGTTCAACAGAATTAGAAGATTTGTTGATACGAAAAATATTCGTTTAATTGTCTCCTCTATTCAAGAAACGGACCATAtttataatgtttttaacaAGGTTGGTTTATTGCAGGGCATTGAATTGTTCCATGATTTGAATAGTGCATTGGAGTGGTGTGAAAATCAGTTTTTGATGCAATATAAAGTCTTGttagaaaaaaggaagaagcATAGAATgaagcaacaacaacagaaaaacttgttattatttcaacaacaacaacaacaacaaacaaAGAATCAAACGCGCAAATTGTCTGTTCCCTCTCAATCAACAATGATGATATCGTCTACACCACGTAACAGCCAATTTGTTAATGTGGCTAAAGTACTATTTAACAACGAACAACAGGAAAACACTAAATTGAACAATAGATTCAAATCAAAACCATTTCTACCATTGTTTTTAGtaagtttgaaaaaattcatATCCATTAACCCTGAAACTGAGGAGGAACATCAAAAATGGGAAAAAGTCACTAATTATTTCACACGTGAGAAGTTGCCACCAAATTATGAGATGCCCAATCATGACAACATATTATTTGTGGTGGAAAGCGgattaatgaaaattagTTATTACATAATGGGCAATGGCAATATGAATGACCCAAAGAGTAATGATCGTTGTAATATTTATGAAACCATAGCCAGCAAAACATGCTATGggaaaattataaatgGGTATAATAACACTGAGGAAATGAAGGATTATTTAGAGTGTGTTCGTTGTGAAACTGAGTGTGTTATATGGATTGTTGATAAGGAACGATTGAATAAGTTGAAGAAAGAGGATATAGAATTATTCACTGAATTGGTCTTAGTTATTAGTGCATTAAATCAATACAGATATAAGAAGTTGTTAAGGTATTCATTGATTAGTAGCTGA
- a CDS encoding uncharacterized protein (similar to Saccharomyces cerevisiae YGR126W | putative protein of unknown function) gives MSESIDAATARNTANNTARNTEIEGNGDITPVDASVATPTTKNIPSVTLTPAAKTNTDRKNKGKKKLTTTGHTDSQPQKEEENNNDDDDDDASSIDSSISSLSDLDEELSEQPEAYDGGDDEEKLQNKELDSNKLDKIISHNAIKGNVETKESLAKSGLNLNKAELDPLQETLSHGSNNEIFPEEYQLETKTGLVKMKTIEGLNRVTTSTTPQSSINTDIDGLMYDNDLGDEDQISIKQESHIPKGINEEQIEKVVERNKKEIEKYQEQKHHHGFRKFLDSFMP, from the coding sequence ATGAGCGAATCTATCGACGCTGCTACTGCTAGAAACACTGCAAATAACACTGCCAGAAACACAGAAATTGAAGGTAATGGTGACATTACTCCTGTTGATGCTTCTGTCGCTACCCctacaacaaaaaatattcctTCCGTTACTTTGACTCCTGCTGCTAAAACCAATACTGACAGGAAAAATaaggggaaaaagaagCTTACAACTACTGGACATACAGATTCTCAACCACAAAAGGAGgaggaaaataataatgatgatgatgatgatgacgcTTCGAGTATTGATTCAAGTATAAGCTCGTTGTCCGATTTAGACGAAGAATTAAGTGAACAACCGGAGGCTTATGATGGTGGCGATGATGAGGAAAAGTTgcaaaataaagaattagACTCTAATAAATTGGATAAAATCATTTCACATAATGCCATTAAGGGTAATGTGGAAACAAAGGAAAGTTTAGCTAAAAGTGGgttaaatttaaacaaaGCGGAATTGGATCCATTGCAAGAAACTTTGTCACACGGAAGCAACAATGAAATATTTCCAGAAGAATATCAATTAGAGACAAAAACTGGACTAGTTAAGATGAAGACTATCGAAGGGTTAAATAGAGTCACCACTTCTACTACCCCTCAATCCTCTATTAACACTGATATTGACGGTTTAATGTATGATAATGATTTGGGCGATGAAGATCAAATTTCTATCAAGCAGGAAAGCCATATACCTAAGGGTATAAACGAAGAACAAATAGAAAAAGTTGttgaaagaaataaaaaagaaattgaaaagtaTCAAGAACAAAAACATCATCACGGTTTTAGGAAGTTCTTGGACAGTTTCATGCCATGA
- a CDS encoding bifunctional triacylglycerol lipase/ester hydrolase (similar to Saccharomyces cerevisiae YPR147C | protein of unknown function), with translation MFKTVLTEKKELVNIFHYTPSIVNGNTPLVIFVPGNPGIINFYSNFLRSLVEKYPKYEIYGLSHRGFTGGDSNFGELYDLNQQVENTRFLLSNILNDRKGANDNNNTQRPLILMGHSMGCYVLQKNIIENYQLNYKKIIFFMPTIVDIHKSEAGSKLNLVFKILPAFYLLVGGLVTLAINWLKLGWVFQIISKKFYEGYVIQNQIYDFITSSYFTKQALYLAKHEMNQIRDQWKDQHIFKNIIIGNNKDIFEMWFAGKDHRTFISIA, from the exons ATGTTCAAAACTGTTTtgacagaaaaaaaagaacttgttaatattttccattATACACCATCGATTGTCAATGGTAATACACCTTTGGTAATTTTTGTTCCTGGTAATCCTGGTATCATAAATTTTTACTCAAATTTTTTGAGAAGTTTAGTTGAAAAATATCCAAAGTATGAAATATATGGCTTATCCCATCGAGGATTTACTGGTGGTGATAGTAACTTTGGTGAATTGTATGATTTAAATCAACAAGTAGAGAACACAAGATTCTTACTAAGCAATATACTGAATGATAGAAAGGGGgctaatgataataataatacacaaAGACCTCTAATATTAATGGGTCATTCGATGGGATGTTATGtcttacaaaaaaatatcattgaaaattaccaattaaattataaaaaaataattttttttatgccAACTATTGTCGACATTCATAAAAGTGAAGCTGGTTCCAAATTAAACTtggttttcaaaatattgcCTGCTTTCTATTTATTAGTTGGCGGACTTGTCACATTAGCTATTAATTGGCTTAAATTAGGCTGGGTCTTCCAAATAATTAGCAAAAAGTTTTACGAAGGATATGTAATTCAGAATCAAATCTATGATTTTATTACGTCTTCATATTTTACTAAACAGGCTTTATATTTAGCTAAGCATGAAATGAATCAAATTCGTGATCAGTGGAAAGATCAACACATCTTTAAGAATATCATAATTGGTAATAACaaagatatttttgaaatgtGGTTCGCTGGAAAGGACCA TAGAACATTCATTTCCATTGCGTGA